In Paenibacillus dendritiformis, the DNA window CCAATAAAGTTAAATATCTAAAGTGGCAATTTTCAAGAACTATCGCTAAAGTCGTCATCGCTAAAGTCGTCATCGCTAAAGTCGTCATCGCTAAAGTCGTAAACTCTAAACCGTTAACTCTAAAGTCTAAAGTCTAAAGTCTAAAGTCTAAAGTCTAAAGTCTAAAGTCGTAAACTCTAAACCAGCAGAGATCTGTGAGATAGTGTTCTATGATGTTGTTATCCTTTTTTGAATAATCTTCTTACAACTTTTCTCCCCCAATCATCGATCCTATCCAGCCTCGTTATCCCGAATATAGAATAGTATCCCTGTGTGTAGATATTTATCCTTGTAGCTGGCCCGCCGGGGTGTTTTAGTGGAATATAGAGAGCTCCTGGGAATATTTTGCTTGGCGGCAGCGGAAGCTGCGGCGGGCAGGAGGAGCGAAGTTGGAGGTGATGCAGCGAAGGTGAAGACGTTGGCCTTCCACGAAGGCGTAATTCATCCTGATATGAAAAAAAGGAGGAATGTAATGAAATGAGGGCAGCGAACCGCAAAGCACTGGTTTGTCTCTTCGTGATTGCCTTGCTCTGTTCCGTCTTCCCAGCAAGTGTATTTGCGGCCCCGGCCTGGGCGCCGAATACCGCTTACCGGACCGGCGATGTCGTCGCCTACGGCGGAGCCGACTACAAATGTATCCAGCCGCACACTTCGCTGGACGGATGGGAGCCGCCGAACGCGCCGGCGCTGTGGACGCCGCATGCAGGCCCCGGACCGAACCCGGAGCCTGGGCCGGATACCGAGCGGCCGACCGCGCCGGCGAATCTGGCCGTGACGGACTTCACGGCCACGTCCGTCTCGCTAAGCTGGAGCGCGGCAAGCGATAATGTCGGCGTCACCGGGTACGAGGTGTACCGGAACGGGCAACTCGCGGGAACGACCGCGCTCACGTCGTATATCGCGGCGGGGCTGACGCCGGACACACGGTATACGTTCACCGTGAAAGCAAAGGATGCGGCGGGCAATGCATCCGAACCGAGTGCGGCCGTCAACGCCACGACCGCGCCGGGCGGGCCGGGCCCGAATCCGGTTCCCGGCAAGCTGCTGATCGGCTACTGGCATAACTTCGACAACGGCTCGACCGCCCTGAAGCTGCGCGACGTATCGCCGCAGTATGACGTCATCCATGTCGCCTTCGCCGAGACGACAGGGGGAGACCGCTCGACCTTGAGCTTCACGCCGTACAACGCCACGGTGGAGGAATTCCGTGCGGATGTCGCTTATTTGCACAGCCAGGGGAAGAAGGTGCTGATCTCCATCGGCGGGCAGAACGGCTCGGTCGAGCTTCACAGCAATCAGGACGTCCAAAATTTCGTGAATTCATTGGAAAACATCATCCGAACCTATGGATTTGACGGACTGGATATCGATTTGGAGGGCGGATCCGTCTCGTTGGGCGCGGGTGACACCGATTACCGCCATCCGACGACGCCGAAAATCGTCAACCTCATTGCCGCCGTCCGGCAGCTCGGCGATCGCGTCGGCCCGGGCTTCATGCTGACGATGGCGCCGGAGATCGCCTACGTCCAGGGCGGCATCGTCGCCTATGCCGGTCCATGGGGCGCTTACCTGCCTGTCATTCACGGGCTGCGCGACAAGCTGGATTTCATTCATGTCCAGCATTATAACGCCGGCGGCAACGAGGCGCTGGACGGCCGCGTCTATACACAGGGGACGGCCGACTTCCAGGTGGCCATGGCGGAAATGCTGCTGCGCGGCTTCCCGATTGGACGCAACCCGAACAATATGTTCGAGCCGCTGCGGGAAGATCAGGTCGCGATCGGCTTGCCGGCCGTGCCTAGCGCCGCGCCTTCGGGCGGTTACACCTCGGGGGCGGATATCGCGAAGGCGCTCCGCTATATCGTGAAGGGGACATCCTACGGCGGGGCGTATCAGCTGCAGCAAGCCGGGGGCTATCCGAACTTCCGCGGCGTGATGACATGGTCGGTCAATTGGGACGCCACGAGCGGCTACGCCTTTGCCAATCAGGTCCGGTCGGCCTTCGACGGATTAAGCAGCGCCGCCGGCCTTGCCGCTGGCCCGGAACAGGCGGGCCGCATCCTCTCGGCAGGGCTAACCGAAGCGCCATCAGTTGAAGCGCTGCCTTCAGCCGCCGCCGCCCCGCCAGGTGAAGCGCTGCTGGCCGTAGCGCCATCGCCAGCCGCAGCGCCGCTAGCCGCTGCTGCAGCGCTGCCGGCTGCTGACCAAGCCCTTGCCGAGGCGGCCGCATGGGCTCCGGGGGTGGCCTACGCCGTCGACGATCTCGTCTCGTACCAAGGGAAGATATACCGCTGCCAGCAGCCGCACACGTCGCTGGCAGGCTGGGAGCCGCCTAACGTGCCGGCGCTGTGGAGCTACGTCAGCGAGGGAGAAGCGCCGGAGGATAACGAACCTCCCAGCGCTCCCGCCGATCTGCGGCTGATCGGCAAGACGGCGACCAGCGTGTCGCTCGCCTGGAGCCCGGCATCGGACAATGTCGGGGTGACCGGTTACGAGGTGTACCGGGATCAGACATTGGCCGCGACGACGAGCGGCACAAGCGCGGGCGTGACCGGATTATCGCCGGAGACGACGTATTCCTTCACCGTGAAGGCGAAGGATGCGGCCGGCAATGTCTCCCCGCCCAGCACCGCCTTGAGCGTGAAGACCTCCTCTGCCGGCGAACCGGGGCCGCTGCCCGGCAAAGTATTGGTCGGCTACTGGCATAACTTCGTGAACGGAGCGGGCTTCCTTCCGCTCCGGGAGGTCTCGGGCAATTTCGATGTCATCCATATCGCATTTGCCGAACCGGCGGACAATAGCGGGAAGATCGAATTCACGCCTTACCAATATGCAGAGGCCGACTTCAAGGAAGATGTCGCTTACTTGCAGAGCCTGGGCAAAAAAGTGACCCTCTCGATCGGCGGCCAGAACGGTCATGTCGAATTGACGACTCCCGCTGCCCGCGACAAGTTCGTCCAATCGGTGATCGCGATCATCGAGAAGTACGGCTTCGACGGATTGGACATTGATTTCGAAGGGCAATCGCTGTATTTGAACCAGGGGGACACGGATCTCGATCGCCCGACGACACCGGCGGTTGTCCATCTGATCGAGGCGCTGCGAACCATTCATGATCATTTCGGATCGGAGTTCCTGCTGACGATGGCGCCGGAGACGTTTTTCGTCCAGGTCGGGTACACGAATTACGGCGCCGGCCAATGGGGCGGCGACCGGCGCGCCGGGGCGTACCTGCCCGTCATTCACGCCTTGCGCGACATCATCGCTTGGGTCCAGGTGCAGCATTACAATTCCGGACCGGTGACCGGTCTCGACGATCGGTTCTATTCGATGGGCAGCGCCGATTTCCATGCGGCGATGGCCGACATGCTGGTGACGGGCTTCCCGCTTGCCAGAGATCCAAGTCGGGTCTTCCCGGGTCTGCGCCCGGATCAGGTCGTCATCGGCCTGCCGGCCGCCAGTCAGGCGGGCAACGGCTATACGTCCCCCGCGGAAGTGCATAAGGCGCTGGATTATCTTATCAGAGGCCGCTCGTTCGGAGGAAGCTACACGCTGCGCAACCCGTCCGGTTATCCCGGGCTCCGCGGCTTGATGACGTGGTCGGTCAATTGGGACCGCTTCAATCAATTCGGCTTCTCCAATCCGCATCGAACCTATTTGGATCAGTTGAAATGATCCTCCTTCGGCGGGGAAAGGGCAGGCGGAGGGGACTTTTGACAGAAGGAGGCCGCATCGCATAAAATAATGATATGCCTGCCGCAGCGAGACGGGCGGGCCAACATTCGAAGGAAAGGGCAAGGTATACCGCCGATGATCAATTAATCCGAACTGACGTGAATCATTTTGACGATATCGATTTCAAAATGTACGTTCAGAGAGGATAGATCTGCCTTCTGGCGGATTCTCAGCGGCTATGTCTTGACCGAAATTCAAGGATATCATTGCTGCCGGGCGCTTCGGCGCAGTGGGCCCCTGCGCACGGAAAGCGCGGCGGGCTGGCTGTCCGGCGGCGCAGGCGCTGCGACATGCAGGCGGCTCCGGCCGCTTGCGAAGGGACGCTGCCTTTGGGTCCTGCGCCGTTTTGCGGCTTGCCGGCATCATGACCGGCGCCGGACATCCTTGAGCATTGCCGTATCATCTATCCTCTCTGGAATCCCAGGGAGGTTTTTTTATGAATCAGGCAAGACATACAGAAGGCAGGCCATTGGCCCCTACCGGCAAGCTTGTATTGGAGGCGAGCGGCTTGGCCGCCGAGGCCGGAGACCGCCGCCTGTTCACGATTCCGGAGACGCTGCGCGTCTATTCCGGGGAACGGATCGGATTGATCGGGGCGAACGGCGCCGGCAAGACGACGCTGATCCGGATATTGGCCGGGCTAGTGGAGCCGGCGCAAGGCAGCGTCCGGCGGATGGCGTCCTGCGCCTTCGTCCCCCAGCTCGACGATACCCGGGAAGAGGCCTCGTCCGAGGCGACGCTTAGCGGCGGGGAGCGGACGAGGCGGCGGCTGGAACAGGCGCTGCAGGGCGGCGTCGAGCTGCTGCTGCTCGACGAGCCGACCAGCCATCTCGATATGGAGCAGATGAAGCGGATGGAAGAGCGGCTGCTCGATTTCTCCCGGACCGGCACCGTGCTGCTCATCTCGCATGACCGGACGCTCCTGAACCGGGTGTGCACGAAAATATGGGAGGTGGAGAACGGGAGCCTCCATATTTTTGCCGGGGGCTACGACGATTACCGCGTAGAGAAGGAAAGGCTGCGCACCGAGCGGCAGCGCGAGTATGACCAGTATATCGCCGAGCGGGACCGGCTGCAGGAGATGATCGTCCAGACGAGGGTCATGGCGCAGGGCGTCGGCACCCCGCGGCCCCGCAAAGGGTTGACCAGCAAGGAGATTCGGTCTGCCCGCCCTCACTTCAACCGCAAGCAGGGAAAAATGGATAAGCGGGTCAAGGCGATGGAGACGCGGCTCGCGAAGCTGCCGCAGGTGGAGCGCCCGTTCGAGCTTCCGCCCGTCGTCTTCGATGCCGAGTGCCACCGGCCGCTTCGGAGCAAGAGCGCGCTCGAGGTGAAAGAACTGCGGCTGTGCGCCGGGGAGCGTGAGCTGGTGCGGGACGCCAGCTTCCGGATCCGTCCGCAAATGAAGGTGGGCTTGCTCGGGCCGAACGGATCGGGGAAGACGACGCTGCTGCGGCTGCTGAAGCAGAGAAGCGAAGCGCCGGACGGCGGTCCGGAAGAGGGAGCTTCTTCCGCTGTGATACGGTTCGCCCCGAATGCGCGCGTCGCCTATTTCGATCAGAAGCTGTACTCGCTTGACCTGCAGGAGAGCGCCTTGGCCAACGTCCAGAAATCGAGCGCCTACGATCAGACCGCCATTCGCACGGCGCTGGCCCGGCTGCGGCTGCGCCGGGACGAGGCATTGAAGCCGGTCTGGCAGCTAAGCGGCGGGGAGAAGGTCAAGACGCAGCTCGTCAAGCTGTTCCTGAGCGAAGCCAATGTGCTGCTGCTGGATGAGCCGACGAACTACCTCGACATCGAGGCGCGCGAAGAGCTGGAGCGGGTGCTGGCGGCCTATCCGGGAACGCTTCTCTTCGCGACCCATGACCGGATGCTGTTGGAACGGACGGCCACGCATGTGCTCCGCTTCAGCGGACAGTCGCTGGAGCTGCTGCCGATCGAAGCGCTGCACGCCGACCAGGGAGCACCGCCGCAGCAGGACGCGCAAGCCGATGGCCCCGGCCGGGAGAGAGCGGCCTGGACGGAAGAGCAGCGGATGAAGGTCGAGCTGGAATGGTCCGAGCTGCTGTCCCGCCTGTCCCAGCCCCTTCGCCTTGAGGAGGCCGAGAAGGAGCGGCTGGAGCGGCGTTATGCCGAATTGCTCGAGCTGCGCCGGGCGATGCGATGAACGGGATAGCCGAACCGGCTGCCGCTGCCGCGGCGGCCGGACCGGACATGTGTACGGGCGTCCGCCAGGGCCGAACACCGGATTTTTCCCCGGACGGTCCGTCCCCAAGTATGTTACAATAGGTGAACGTGACGTGCACGGATGAAAAGGAGAGAGTATCATGCGAATGTCCAACATGCATCATTTTACAGAGCACCATCGGTATGTGGCCTACCGGGAATTCAGCCTCAGCGAACTGGATCGGAAGATGCTGTCCCACGTCTATCAGCCGATGGTCGGAGCATTCGCGATTGGGTTATATCATTTATTGTATCAGCATGCCCCTGCGGACCGCGTCGGCTATTCGGGCGTCGACGCGCAGCGCCGCCTGTTCCTGCTGCTCGGTGTCGAGCCGAGCGAGAAGGGGCGGACTTACTTCGTCGAACAGACCTCGAAGCTGGAGGCGGTAGGGTTGCTCCAGACGTCGCGGATGCTGCTTCCGGACATGGAGGAGTATATGTACGAGTACGAGCTTCAGCCTCCGCTTTCGCCGCATGAGTTTTTCCGGACTCAGCATCTGACCTTGCTGCTGCGCGACTTCGTAGGCAAGTATGCCGTGCTGAATCTAAGGGAGCAATTCAGTACGGGCGAGCCGTTCGATGAGACGGCGAAGGAGGCGGAACGCGAAAATATTTCGATTCCGTTCTATGAGCTGTTCCGCCTGAATACGCAGGTGATTGACGTCGAGCTGGAGCAGGCGCTGGATGAAGTGGCCCCTAGCCGGGCGTCCGTCCGCCCTGCGGCGGCGGCCGAGGAAGCGGAGGCGCCGGCCTTGAATTACGCCGATATCATTATCCGCTTCCCGAAGCAGTCGGTGAACCGCAGCTTCGTCGAACGGCTGCGCTATGACCGGGAGGGACTCGGCGTCATCAATTATGTCGTCCGCAAGTTCGGGCTCACGCTGCAGGAGACCGTCCGGCTTCTCGATGAAGACGGCATTTTTGGGGAAGACGGCCGCATCATCATCGATGAGCTGCAGCACCGGGCGCATCTCCACTTTCGCCAGAACAAGCGCCGCGGCGAATGGCAGGAGCGGGAGCAGCAGCGCATCGGCCATCTCGGGGAGGAGTCGGCGGCCCCGCAAGAGGAAGTCGCGGTCGAGATGGAATTCTATGTCGAGGTCCCGCCGCAGTTCAATGGCAAATGCGATATTCACCAGTACAATATGATGCTTCGCAACACGCCGTACACCCAACTGCTGGAGCGTTTTTTTCCGGGCGCGGTGCCGGACTCTTTTTTGGATATGTTCACCAAGATGGATCTCAATTATAAGCTGCCGGATGAAGTCATTAACGTACTCATTCATTATTTGATGACCATGCTTGTGCAGGGGGCCGAGCAGCGGTTGAACCGCAACTTCGTCGAGGCGATTGTGTCCAATATGCTGGTGAAGCAGGTCCGCACCTATGAGCAAGCGGTGATGTATATCCGCCAGCAGTCGCAGCTGCAGGAGGCGGGCGCTGCCCGTTCAGGCGGGAAGGCCGCTTCACAGCGCACGCGCAGCCGCTACGGGAAAGCGGCGAAGCCGGCGATCCCGATCGTGACCCGCTCGCAGGAGGGGTCTTCGTCGCTGTCGCAGGAGGAGATCGACGCCGCACGGGCGCTCGCACGAAGATTGGACGGACAAGCCTAGGACAGGCAGGCGTGCTTGTCAGGCTTTCTATACGTTAAATATCGAAGACAGAAGATAAGGAGGGCTCCCGCATGGAATCGATAGGCGAACTGTTGAAGCAGCTGCCGCTTGGCAGCCGGCGCGCGCAAGCGGAGCAGAAGATGGCCGAGCTGATGAACCATCCGCTCGTCGCCGAATTCCGCAGCTCCCATCCCGAGCTGGACGAGCGCAGCCTTCGCATGAATATGAACAAATTGTACCAATACGTGAAGGAGGCGGGGCATTGCAGCCAATGTCCGGGCCTGGAGCAGTGCCCGAACGATTTCCATGGCCATTACACCCGGCTTAGCGCGGAGACGGTCAACGGCCAGGCGTTCATTTATGACCGCAAGGTCCCGTGCCAGAAGTGGCTTGCGCATGAGCGCCAGCAGTCGATCCATAACCGGGTCCGTTCCTTCTATGTGGATGAGACGGCCCTCAAGCAGGGATATTCCGCCCGGGAGATGCTGGAGATCGATATGGAGCGGGTGCCGGCGGTCAAAAAAGTGATGGAATATGTGATGCAGGCGAAGGAATCCGGACTGACGCCGCACGGATTGTATCTGGTCGGACCGTTCGGTACCGGGAAGACCTTCCTGATGAGCTATGTGCTGTACGAGCTGGCCCGCGCCGGTTATACCGGGGTCATTGTCTATATGCCGGAATTCGTCGAGGAGCTCAAATCGATGTTCCAGGAGCCGCAGAAGCTGCGGGAGACGATCGAGCTGATGAAGGAGACCGACCTGCTCGTCTTTGACGATATCGGAGCGGAAAATATGTCGGCTTGGGTGCGCGATCATGTGCTGGGCTCGATCTTGAACTACCGGATGAACCGGAAGCCGACCTTCTATACGTCGAATTACGACACCAACTCGCTGCTGAAGCATTTCAGCTACACGCGCGACGGGGAAGATATTTATAAGGCGGAGCGCCTCATGGACCGGATAAAGCCGTTTGCGGACATAGTCCATGTGAGCGGGCGCAACAAACGGGGAATGTCAGACACGTGATGAGCGTGTCTTTTTTTATGCTGCATTGACAGGATGAAAAGGACGAAACTATAATGGTCATAGCAACTATCGTCATATCAATCATGGAGGCCCGCTTTGGACTTAGATCAATTTATTGGCGTCATCGTGCACCGCGCAGATTTGAAATTGAACAATTATTATCAAAAAGTCGTCAGCCCATTCGACATTACCGTCGATCAATGGGAAATCCTTGTCGTGCTGTGGGAGCGGGAGGGCATCACGCAAAAGGAGCTTGCCGAGCGGTTGTACAAGGATCAGACGAACATTGCGCGGATGCTGTTCAAGCTGGAGAACAAGGGTTTTATCCACCGCGTCACCCATGAGGCGGACAGGAGGGCTTTGCGCGTCTACTTGACGTCCAAAGGACGGGATATGAAGGACAAGATTATGGAGCCTTCGATTGAAGCCTATAAAAAAACGATCGCCGGCTTGACCGAAGAGGAAGTAGACAACTTTCGAAGAACGCTTGCGGTGATGTACAACAATGTCAAGGATCTGTAGCTTGGTTGCGTGAGCGCGGTCCTTCATTTTTATGGACAAATAGTTGCCATGACCATTATCATCAAGGCAAATAGGTTGCGGGGAGGGGAGATCAGGAGAGGTATCGTCCCAGCTCCAATTCGTCGATTCGTTCGGACCCGGCTTAAGCGTAGGCATTGGCGGGGCGCTGATCGCCATCAGCGATTCGCTTGACTGGGGCATCTATACGGGCATCATGCTGGCCTTGGCCGCCGCCTGCCGCATTGCGGTCAGAGGATGAAGGACAACGAACCGCCTTCGTCCGCCCGGCTTGCCCGGGGTTGAGGAAGGCTTCAAAGGCAGCAAAAAAAGCATGCAGCGATGCATGCTTGACCGTCACTATGGCTCGCGCAGGAACGGATTGCACGGTACGGGGCTCCCGCTTGACGCGGTTCCCGGCAGGCGGAAGCAATCCGGGCCTGCCCGCGGAACGTCGTATGGCGATTGGATGTTACGACATTATGAACTTCACGATCACCATGCCGAAGAAGACGACGAACATAAACCCGAACATGGCGTTGAACCCGAACAACACGTCTGAAAAATCATTTCTTGGCTCTTCGTTGACATGTTCGCGAGGATCCATCGTATTGGCTTCCATTGGCGCGTCCTCCCATCTGTCCGTCAAGTTGCAATGATTCGGATCACAACATAGACAGGTAGTAAAACCCATTTTTACGCCTTTAGTATATCGAACGGCGGCGGAACTGTAAAGTCCGGGCCTTCTTATCGTGTGACAAATTCCTAACAAAATGCATTGCCCTCCGATTTCACATAAAAGTCCGACTTGTGGTATACTTTACTTGTTGACTCAGCTATTCTGTTTTTCACGATAAAGGAGGTTCTCTAACATGGCTATCGTAAATGTGTCCGACCAGACGTTCAAGACCGAGGTAGAAGGTCAGCAAGGCGTCGTTTTGGTCGATTTTTGGGCGCCTTGGTGCGGCCCTTGCAAGAGATTGGCTCCGATTCTCGAAGAATTGGACGGAGAAGTGAGCGGTCAAGCTACGATCGCGAAGGTGAACGTGGATGAGAATCCGGAATCCGCTTCCCGTTTCGGCGTGATGAGCATTCCGACGATCATCGTGTTCAAGGATGGACAGCCAGTGGACAAAGTGGTCGGCCTGAACTCCAAGGACGCCCTCAAAGGCTTGATTGGCAAGCATCAATAAGCATCCGTCCGGGCGAACATAGGATAGAAGAGAAGCCTTCCTGAATCAGGAAGGCTTCTTTGCGTCAGGCAGGAGCGCGCCGTCCTCTTTTTTGATAAAATAGAGAAGTCATGCCCCTTGCGCAACGCCACGAGCCCGTGTGCAAGGGGCAGTGCAGGAACAATGATCGTAAGGAGGGAGCTCGCGTGAGCGACTCGGACAAGAACCGCCCGAACTGGCGCGCAGAGCGGTGGAAGGCCCGCTGGAATGAACGCTATGCCCCGGAACAGGAAGACGAGCTGGATGCCGAAGCGTTGGCCGAACGCGCCCAGGCGCTGGAGCAGATTCACCATAAGCTCGCCTTGCTGCCCGATGCGCCAGGCTGCTATTTGATGAAGAACAGAGAGGGCACGATTATTTACGTCGGCAAGGCGAAGGTGCTCAAGAACCGTGTCCGCTCTTATTTCTCGGGCAGCCATGACGGCAAAACCCAACGACTCGTAGCGGAAATCCGCGATTTCGAATATATCGTCACCGGCAGCAATATGGAAGCTCTCATTTTGGAA includes these proteins:
- a CDS encoding chitinase, which translates into the protein MRAANRKALVCLFVIALLCSVFPASVFAAPAWAPNTAYRTGDVVAYGGADYKCIQPHTSLDGWEPPNAPALWTPHAGPGPNPEPGPDTERPTAPANLAVTDFTATSVSLSWSAASDNVGVTGYEVYRNGQLAGTTALTSYIAAGLTPDTRYTFTVKAKDAAGNASEPSAAVNATTAPGGPGPNPVPGKLLIGYWHNFDNGSTALKLRDVSPQYDVIHVAFAETTGGDRSTLSFTPYNATVEEFRADVAYLHSQGKKVLISIGGQNGSVELHSNQDVQNFVNSLENIIRTYGFDGLDIDLEGGSVSLGAGDTDYRHPTTPKIVNLIAAVRQLGDRVGPGFMLTMAPEIAYVQGGIVAYAGPWGAYLPVIHGLRDKLDFIHVQHYNAGGNEALDGRVYTQGTADFQVAMAEMLLRGFPIGRNPNNMFEPLREDQVAIGLPAVPSAAPSGGYTSGADIAKALRYIVKGTSYGGAYQLQQAGGYPNFRGVMTWSVNWDATSGYAFANQVRSAFDGLSSAAGLAAGPEQAGRILSAGLTEAPSVEALPSAAAAPPGEALLAVAPSPAAAPLAAAAALPAADQALAEAAAWAPGVAYAVDDLVSYQGKIYRCQQPHTSLAGWEPPNVPALWSYVSEGEAPEDNEPPSAPADLRLIGKTATSVSLAWSPASDNVGVTGYEVYRDQTLAATTSGTSAGVTGLSPETTYSFTVKAKDAAGNVSPPSTALSVKTSSAGEPGPLPGKVLVGYWHNFVNGAGFLPLREVSGNFDVIHIAFAEPADNSGKIEFTPYQYAEADFKEDVAYLQSLGKKVTLSIGGQNGHVELTTPAARDKFVQSVIAIIEKYGFDGLDIDFEGQSLYLNQGDTDLDRPTTPAVVHLIEALRTIHDHFGSEFLLTMAPETFFVQVGYTNYGAGQWGGDRRAGAYLPVIHALRDIIAWVQVQHYNSGPVTGLDDRFYSMGSADFHAAMADMLVTGFPLARDPSRVFPGLRPDQVVIGLPAASQAGNGYTSPAEVHKALDYLIRGRSFGGSYTLRNPSGYPGLRGLMTWSVNWDRFNQFGFSNPHRTYLDQLK
- the abc-f gene encoding ribosomal protection-like ABC-F family protein, which produces MNQARHTEGRPLAPTGKLVLEASGLAAEAGDRRLFTIPETLRVYSGERIGLIGANGAGKTTLIRILAGLVEPAQGSVRRMASCAFVPQLDDTREEASSEATLSGGERTRRRLEQALQGGVELLLLDEPTSHLDMEQMKRMEERLLDFSRTGTVLLISHDRTLLNRVCTKIWEVENGSLHIFAGGYDDYRVEKERLRTERQREYDQYIAERDRLQEMIVQTRVMAQGVGTPRPRKGLTSKEIRSARPHFNRKQGKMDKRVKAMETRLAKLPQVERPFELPPVVFDAECHRPLRSKSALEVKELRLCAGERELVRDASFRIRPQMKVGLLGPNGSGKTTLLRLLKQRSEAPDGGPEEGASSAVIRFAPNARVAYFDQKLYSLDLQESALANVQKSSAYDQTAIRTALARLRLRRDEALKPVWQLSGGEKVKTQLVKLFLSEANVLLLDEPTNYLDIEAREELERVLAAYPGTLLFATHDRMLLERTATHVLRFSGQSLELLPIEALHADQGAPPQQDAQADGPGRERAAWTEEQRMKVELEWSELLSRLSQPLRLEEAEKERLERRYAELLELRRAMR
- a CDS encoding DnaD domain protein encodes the protein MRMSNMHHFTEHHRYVAYREFSLSELDRKMLSHVYQPMVGAFAIGLYHLLYQHAPADRVGYSGVDAQRRLFLLLGVEPSEKGRTYFVEQTSKLEAVGLLQTSRMLLPDMEEYMYEYELQPPLSPHEFFRTQHLTLLLRDFVGKYAVLNLREQFSTGEPFDETAKEAERENISIPFYELFRLNTQVIDVELEQALDEVAPSRASVRPAAAAEEAEAPALNYADIIIRFPKQSVNRSFVERLRYDREGLGVINYVVRKFGLTLQETVRLLDEDGIFGEDGRIIIDELQHRAHLHFRQNKRRGEWQEREQQRIGHLGEESAAPQEEVAVEMEFYVEVPPQFNGKCDIHQYNMMLRNTPYTQLLERFFPGAVPDSFLDMFTKMDLNYKLPDEVINVLIHYLMTMLVQGAEQRLNRNFVEAIVSNMLVKQVRTYEQAVMYIRQQSQLQEAGAARSGGKAASQRTRSRYGKAAKPAIPIVTRSQEGSSSLSQEEIDAARALARRLDGQA
- the dnaI gene encoding primosomal protein DnaI, with amino-acid sequence MESIGELLKQLPLGSRRAQAEQKMAELMNHPLVAEFRSSHPELDERSLRMNMNKLYQYVKEAGHCSQCPGLEQCPNDFHGHYTRLSAETVNGQAFIYDRKVPCQKWLAHERQQSIHNRVRSFYVDETALKQGYSAREMLEIDMERVPAVKKVMEYVMQAKESGLTPHGLYLVGPFGTGKTFLMSYVLYELARAGYTGVIVYMPEFVEELKSMFQEPQKLRETIELMKETDLLVFDDIGAENMSAWVRDHVLGSILNYRMNRKPTFYTSNYDTNSLLKHFSYTRDGEDIYKAERLMDRIKPFADIVHVSGRNKRGMSDT
- a CDS encoding MarR family winged helix-turn-helix transcriptional regulator; this translates as MDLDQFIGVIVHRADLKLNNYYQKVVSPFDITVDQWEILVVLWEREGITQKELAERLYKDQTNIARMLFKLENKGFIHRVTHEADRRALRVYLTSKGRDMKDKIMEPSIEAYKKTIAGLTEEEVDNFRRTLAVMYNNVKDL
- a CDS encoding YqzM family protein; the encoded protein is MEANTMDPREHVNEEPRNDFSDVLFGFNAMFGFMFVVFFGMVIVKFIMS
- the trxA gene encoding thioredoxin yields the protein MAIVNVSDQTFKTEVEGQQGVVLVDFWAPWCGPCKRLAPILEELDGEVSGQATIAKVNVDENPESASRFGVMSIPTIIVFKDGQPVDKVVGLNSKDALKGLIGKHQ